From the genome of Triticum aestivum cultivar Chinese Spring chromosome 3B, IWGSC CS RefSeq v2.1, whole genome shotgun sequence, one region includes:
- the LOC123070679 gene encoding anthocyanidin 5,3-O-glucosyltransferase, with the protein MKKTVVLYPGVGVGHLVPMVEVAKLFLKHGLAVTVVLIDPQAESTDFSSAVARARSSNPSVAFHVLPPPPADSNSDTAPTNPVIQIFRLLKSMNAPLLDFLRSLPSIDALVLDMFCVDAQDVAAELKLPVYYFYASAAADLALFLNLPSKLAGSKVKELGDSIMTFPGVPPLKASDLPEVTHNDEILKAILGMFDRMPDANGILINSFESLETRAVRALKDGLCVPGRAMPPVYCIGPLVLGGGDQEHECLRWLDAQPDQSVVFLSFGSMGTFSGKQLQEIASGLEKSGERFLWVVRSPRNPDYKYGDSLPEPDLDALMPEGFLERTKDRGLVIKSWAPQVEVLRHRATGAFMTHCGWNSTLEGITAGLPLLCWPLYAEQKVNKVHIVEGMKLGVEMRGYNEEVVKAGEVEEKVRWVIASEGGKALRERVAAAKDAAAEALKEGGSSHLAFVQFLNDLDTSTAPTVQH; encoded by the coding sequence ATGAAGAAGACCGTTGTCCTGTACCCTGGCGTCGGCGTCGGCCACCTGGTGCCGATGGTGGAGGTCGCCAAGCTGTTCCTCAAGCACGGCCTGGCCGTCACCGTGGTGCTCATTGATCCGCAGGCCGAGTCCACGGACTTCTCCTCCGCCGTCGCCCGCGCGAGGTCCTCCAACCCCTCCGTCGCCTTCCacgtcctgccgccgccgcccgcggattCCAACTCCGACACCGCGCCCACGAACCCCGTCATCCAGATTTTCCGGCTCCTGAAATCCATGAACGCCCCCCTCCTGGACTTCCTCCGCTCGCTGCCCTCAATTGACGCACTCGTCCTCGACATGTTCTGCGTCGACGCCCAAGATGTCGCGGCTGAGCTCAAGCTGCCGGTTTACTACTTCTACGCGtcggccgccgccgacctcgcgCTCTTCCTCAACCTGCCGAGCAAGCTTGCCGGCAGTAAGGTGAAGGAGCTCGGCGACTCTATCATGACTTTCCCGGGTGTTCCTCCGTTGAAAGCTTCGGACTTACCCGAAGTTACCCACAACGATGAAATACTCAAGGCCATCTTGGGCATGTTCGACCGAATGCCAGATGCCAACGGAATTCTCATTAATTCCTTCGAGTCGCTGGAGACGCGGGCGGTGCGCGCTCTCAAGGACGGGCTCTGCGTCCCTGGTCGTGCCATGCCACCGGTCTACTGCATCGGGCCTTTGGTGTTGGGAGGCGGTGACCAGGAGCACGAGTGCCTCCGGTGGCTGGACGCGCAGCCGGACCAGAGCGTAGTGTTCCTCTCCTTCGGCAGCATGGGCACGTTCTCCGGTAAGCAGCTCCAGGAGATTGCAAGTGGATTGGAAAAGTCAGGGGAGAGATTCCTGTGGGTCGTGCGGAGCCCGCGCAATCCCGACTACAAGTACGGCGATTCGCTGCCGGAGCCCGATCTCGACGCGCTCATGCCGGAAGGGTTCTTGGAGAGGACCAAGGACAGAGGACTCGTGATCAAGTCTTGGGCGCCACAGGTGGAGGTCCTGCGCCACAGGGCGACCGGCGCATTCATGACACACTGCGGCTGGAACTCGACACTGGAGGGCATCACGGCAGGGTTGCCGCTGCTGTGCTGGCCGCTGTACGCGGAGCAGAAGGTGAACAAGGTGCACATAGTGGAGGGAATGAAGCTCGGGGTGGAGATGAGAGGCTACAACGAAGAGGTGGTTAAGGCCGGGGAGGTGGAGGAGAAGGTCAGGTGGGTTATCGCGTCCGAGGGCGGCAAGGCGCTCAGggagcgggtggcggcggcgaaggATGCAGCTGCCGAGGCGCTCAAGGAAGGGGGCTCGTCTCACTTGGCGTTTGTCCAATTCCTCAACGACCTGGACACTTCCACAGCCCCAACTGTGCAGCATTGA